One part of the Lotus japonicus ecotype B-129 chromosome 2, LjGifu_v1.2 genome encodes these proteins:
- the LOC130738491 gene encoding putative clathrin assembly protein At1g33340, which yields MGVDIQGKLRLALGSMKDHASIGKAMIYHYQHDGFSGIEIAVLRATGHDNSTIDDKYMHEILFLVSNSPGSIPFLAERLSRRLGKTKDHLVALKTLVLIHRLLRGGNRSFEQELCRAHVSGHLQISIRCVTITKNNSEPFGNFLQKYAAYLEERMSWLINQAGKLEPLMSKGLEFRRYDEKSFDLAFRTLPKCQVLIDRVLECSPHDVLHSDYHGLAQAAMRNTLRESFQVYMTFSEGLAALVNMFFDLAESARGQGCEILKKASLQSQKLYDLYETCKKVVENRNLEYPSVQIISMNHIEALNQIGCSQNHLTASKSPPISGRFKKSAEIELAVEAKDSIKNEEKIEINLSSTPSFLSWTLETKISKVWVVFEDEVANEPHVLSAKQKLEVEGVDAVSDLESEYGRSSVFLNPFSSSIHTSMSSKV from the coding sequence ATGGGTGTGGATATACAAGGCAAGCTCCGTTTAGCACTTGGCTCAATGAAAGATCATGCTTCTATTGGCAAGGCCATGATCTACCATTACCAACATGATGGCTTTTCCGGCATAGAGATCGCGGTCCTGCGCGCCACCGGCCATGATAACAGCACCATAGATGACAAATACATGCATGAAATCCTCTTCCTGGTATCCAACTCTCCAGGGTCCATTCCTTTTCTCGCTGAGAGGCTTTCGCGCCGCCTCGGCAAAACCAAGGATCATCTTGTGGCCCTCAAGACCCTTGTCCTGATTCACCGCCTTCTTCGAGGAGGAAACAGGTCCTTTGAGCAAGAGCTATGCAGAGCACATGTCTCTGGCCATCTTCAAATCAGCATAAGGTGTGTCACAATCACAAAGAACAATTCAGAACCCTTTGGTAATTTCCTACAAAAATATGCAGCTTATCTTGAAGAGAGGATGAGTTGGCTAATCAATCAAGCTGGGAAACTTGAACCTCTCATGTCCAAAGGGTTAGAATTTAGGCGCTACGACGAGAAATCCTTCGACTTGGCATTTAGAACATTGCCAAAGTGCCAAGTTCTGATTGATAGGGTGTTGGAATGCTCCCCACATGATGTTTTGCACTCAGATTATCATGGCCTGGCTCAAGCTGCAATGAGAAACACCTTGAGGGAGAGCTTCCAAGTTTACATGACATTTTCTGAAGGCCTTGCAGCTCTTGTGAACATGTTCTTTGATCTTGCAGAATCAGCTAGAGGCCAAGGGTGTGAAATACTCAAGAAAGCTTCACTGCAGAGCCAGAAGCTTTATGATCTGTATGAAACTTGCAAAAAAGTGGTTGAAAACAGGAACTTGGAATACCCTTCTGTTCAGATTATCAGTATGAATCACATAGAGGCATTAAATCAAATAGGTTGTTCGCAAAATCATCTTACAGCTTCAAAGTCACCACCCATTTCAGGCCGCTTCAAAAAATCAGCAGAAATAGAATTGGCAGTGGAAGCAAAGGATAGCATAAAGAATGAAgagaaaattgaaattaatttgtCATCAACCCCAAGTTTTTTATCATGGACATTAGAGACTAAAATAAGCAAGGTATGGGTTGTATTTGAAGATGAAGTTGCAAATGAACCACATGTCCTTTCAGCAAAACAAAAGCTTGAGGTTGAAGGTGTTGATGCTGTTAGTGACTTAGAAAGTGAATATGGTAGGTCAAGTGTATTCCTGAATCCATTTTCATCTAGTATTCATACAAGCATGTCATCAAAGGTATGA
- the LOC130738492 gene encoding uncharacterized protein LOC130738492, translating to MMAHKILCKPSFFITLRLSGITSYGSSHHIHHPFFNSPPSSSLNNTRPPPTLHSTTRTKTTTTTTVTAAAMDGSARGYLELTDDELMRQCEMGTFKSSGPGGQHRNKRESSVRIKHLPTGVIAQASEDRSQHKNRASALSRLRSLIALKVRKTVDLDAYSPPRELLQILPPKSSIRGSDIGSQIGPNNSKFAMGMQALLDLIFAVEGSISEAAKYLGLSTGALSRLILSDDSLRMEVNSLRASKGMKPLK from the exons ATGATGGCACACAAAATCCTCTGCAAACCAAGCTTCTTCATCACTCTCAGACTCAGCGGAATCACCAGCTATGGTTCTTCACACCACATTCACCATCCATTTTTCAACTCACCACCCTCTTCCTCTCTCAACAACACTCGCCCTCCACCCACACTTCATTCCACAACCAGAAccaaaaccaccaccaccaccaccgtcaccgcCGCCGCCATGGATGGTTCAGCAAGAGGATACCTGGAACTAACCGACGACGAGCTGATGCGGCAGTGCGAGATGGGCACCTTCAAGTCCTCCGGTCCCGGCGGCCAGCACCGCAACAAACGAGAATCCTCGGTTCGCATTAAGCACTTACCCACCGGCGTCATTGCTCAG GCTTCTGAGGATCGTTCCCAGCATAAGAACCGTGCTTCTGCGCTGAGCCGCCTTCGCTCTCTCATAGCTCTCAAAG TCAGGAAAACGGTGGATCTTGATGCTTACTCACCACCTCGAGAGCTTCTTCAGATACTTCCTCCCAAGTCATCCATTAGAGGGTCGGATATTGGTTCACAAATTGGACCTAATAACTCAAAATTTGCAATG GGAATGCAAGCTCTTTTGGATCTCATTTTTGCAGTTGAGGGATCAATCTCGGAAGCTGCAAAATATCTTGG GTTATCTACTGGGGCACTGTCTCGGTTAATCCTATCTGATGATTCACTTAGAATGGAAGTAAATAGTCTGCGGGCATCAAAG GGTATGAAGCCACTCAAGTAG